Proteins encoded together in one Sander lucioperca isolate FBNREF2018 chromosome 17, SLUC_FBN_1.2, whole genome shotgun sequence window:
- the klc2 gene encoding kinesin light chain 2, giving the protein MSTMVYPREEGLERLSQDEIVLNTKAVMQGLETLRSEHTQILNSLLDCTQPPAAQEKSGLLRKSLEAIELGLGEAQVIIALSSHLSAVESEKQKLRAQVRRLCQENQWLRDELAGTQHKLQRSEQSVAQLEEEKKHLEFMNQIKKFDDDVSPSEEKSQSSGGGGGGDTSKDSLDDLFPNDDDQGPAQPSGEVAAQQGGYEIPARLRTLHNLVIQYASQGRYEVAVPLCKQALEDLEKTSGHDHPDVATMLNILALVYRDQNKYKEAAHLLNDALAIREKTLGKDHPAVAATLNNLAVLYGKRGKYKEAEPLCKRALEIREKVLGKYHPDVAKQLNNLALLCQNQGKYDEVEYYYRRALEIYESKLGADDPNVAKTKNNLATCYLKQGKFKDAEALYKEILTRAHEKEFGSVNNDNKPIWMHAEEREESKGKRKDSGPYVEYGSWYKACKVDSPTVNTTLKSLGALYRRQGKLEAAETLEECASKSRKQGIDAINQSKVVELLKDGGAGGGNRPHSREGVNGLGGQRGESEGDESAEWNGDGNGSLRRSGSFGKIRDALRRSSEMLVKKLQGSGPQEPRNPGMKRASSLNFLNKSTEETTQDANSGLSDCRGLSASNVDLSRRSSLIG; this is encoded by the exons ATGTCCACCATGGTGTATCCACGTGAGGAAGGCCTGGAGCGACTGAGCCAGGATGAGATTGTCCTCAACACTAAGGCTGTCATGCAGGGCCTGGAGACGCTGCGCAGCGAACATACCCAAATCCTCAACTCGCTGCTGGACTGCACCCAGCCACCCGCCGCCCAGGAGAAATCTGGTCTGCTCCGCAAGAGTCTGGAGGCTATCGAGCTGGGCCTGGGAGAAGCACAG GTGATCATCGCCCTGTCGAGCCACCTGAGCGCTGTAGAGTCGGAGAAGCAGAAGCTGCGCGCTCAGGTGCGTCGGCTCTGCCAGGAGAACCAATGGCTTCGGGACGAGCTGGCGGGAACACAGCACAAGCTGCAGCGCAGCGAGCAGAGCGTGGcccagctggaggaggagaagaagcacCTGGAGTTCATGAACCAGATCAAAAAGTTTGACGATGACGTCTCGCCCTCAGAGGAGAAGAGCCAGAGCTCCGGTGGCGGCGGCGGTGGAGACACTTCAAAGGACAGTCTGGATGACTTGTTCCCCAACGATGATGACCAGGGACCAG CCCAGCCCAGCGGAGAGGTGGCAGCCCAGCAGGGAGGCTACGAGATCCCGGCCCGCCTCAGGACGCTCCACAACCTGGTGATCCAGTACGCCTCGCAGGGGAGGTACGAGGTGGCCGTGCCGCTGTGCAAACAAGCCCTGGAGGACCTGGAGAAGACGTCTGGGCACGACCACCCTGACGTAGCCACCATGCTCAACATCCTGGCTTTGGTTTACAG GGATCAGAACAAGTACAAAGAAGCAGCTCACCTCCTGAATGACGCCCTGGCAATCAGAGAGAAGACACTGGGGAAGGATCATCCAGCTGTGGCCGCAACCCTCAACAACCTGGCTGTTCTGTACGGCAAGAGGGGCAAATACAAGGAGGCTGAACCTCTCTGCAAGAGAGCGCTGGAGATCAGAGAGAAG GTGTTGGGGAAATACCACCCAGATGTAGCCAAGCAGCTGAACAACTTGGCCCTGCTGTGTCAGAACCAGGGCAAGTACGACGAAGTGGAGTACTACTACAGACGAGCCCTGGAGATCTACGAGTCCAAGCTGGGAGCTGATGACCCCAACGTGGCCAAGACTAAAAATAACCTG GCTACGTGCTACCTGAAGCAGGGGAAGTTCAAAGATGCTGAGGCTCTGTACAAAGAGATCCTGACCAGGGCACACGAGAAGGAGTTTGGATCTGTCAATA aTGACAACAAGCCAATCTGGATGCAtgcggaggagagagaggagagcaag GGGAAGCGCAAGGACTCTGGCCCGTATGTAGAGTATGGAAGCTGGTACAAGGCCTGCAAAGTGGACAG ccCCACAGTAAACACAACCCTCAAAAGCTTGGGAGCTTTGTACCGTCGCCAGGGCAAACTGGAGGCAGCAGAAACACTGGAGGAGTGCGCCAGCAAGTCACGTAAACAG ggtATTGATGCCATTAACCAGAGTAAGGTGGTGGAGCTGCTGAAGGACGGGGGGGCTGGAGGAGGCAACAGACCACACAGCAGGGAAGGAGTCAACGGGCTGGGGGGACAGCGAGGGGAGAGCGAGGGCGACGAGTCCGCTGAGTGGAACGGG GATGGTAATGGGTCTCTGCGTCGCAGTGGCTCCTTCGGGAAGATTCGGGACGCCCTGAGAAGGAGCAGCGAGATGCTGGTGAAGAAGCTGCAGGGGAGCGGACCGCAAGAACCCCGCAACCCAGG AATGAAGAGAGCAAGCTCCCTCAACTTCCTCAACAAGAGCACCGAGGAGACCACACAG GACGCCAACTCCGGACTCTCGGACTGCAGGGGACTAAGCGCCAGCAACGTGGACCTATCCAGACGCAGCTCCCTGATTGGCTAG
- the prkd4 gene encoding protein kinase D4, whose translation MFAVTPSSPTSLTAPALLQFQLGLFREVVRVPAGNLSYRHAKRLAAEIIERKAPHCSVVGVGEKVLLFRHQSASEQLLHRLTDLDELQDGDLIEVIIAGSASVTEMRTRPHTLVVQTYRTPTFCHHCGEMLWGLVRQGLKCDGCGLDFHKRCAFQLPNDCSRARRQVSTSFSLFPPRRPRTHSLSNQAGGSLEEISMSKPSSRPPSWAEPPVWLGIGYSDMSRPQVPHTFHIHSYTKPTVCQYCHRLLKGLFRQGLQCSDCRFNCHRRCELLVPRDCPGERRGINGEESTAVGHSCPPDLEDNDSELTSTTTLETSDDEMSTDGDATTDTKGDEQPREPMSPCFSSNIPLMRLVQSVHHSKRRAGGVLREGWLLHHTNTDTLRKRHYWILDWKSITLYQNESSTKYYKEITLSEVLQVRGPAQLSVPLLPGNNAHSLEVVTASLVYCVVAGEDGPPWESAIRQALMPVQSSGGHGEENQDKDLRRDSVDISSVYQIFTDEVLGSGQFGVVYKGTHRKSGRPVAIKVIDKTRFPTKQERQLRNEVAILQNLSHLGVVLLEGMFETVEYVFVVMEKLHGDMLELILSSERGRLPERNTRFLVTQILEALRYLHFKHIAHCDLKPENVLLASADPFPQVKLCDFGFARIIGEKSFRRSVVGTPAYLAPEVISSSGYNRSLDMWSVGVIMYVSLSGTFPFNEDEDIRQQITNAAFMYPRQPWASISLEAVSLINNLLQVSVRRRFSVGKTLGHPWLQDFQLWCDLREFEQRMGCRYLTHRGDEERWIRYTRERGLDFPPHLRWDPDDSDM comes from the exons ATGTTTGCAGTGACTCCCTCCAGTCCCACCAGTCTCACAGCGCCGGCTCTGCTCCAGTTCCAGCTCGGCCTCTTTAGGGAGGTGGTTCGAGTCCCTGCTGGCAACCTGAGCTATCGCCATGCCAAGAGGCTGGCTGCAGAGATCATAGAGCGCAAG GCTCCACACTGCAGCGTGGTGGGCGTCGGGGAGAAGGTTCTGCTGTTCAGACATCAGTCCGCCTCAGAGCAGCTGCTGCATCGCCTGACGGACCTCGACGAACTGCAGGATGGAGACCTCATCGAGGTCATCATCGCAG GATCAGCGTCAGTGACTGAGATGAGGACCCGTCCACACACCCTGGTGGTCCAAACGTACCGGACTCCCACTTTCTGCCACCACTGTGGAGAAATGCTGTGGGGCCTCGTTCGACAGGGATTAAAATGTGACG GTTGTGGATTAGACTTCCATAAACGTTGTGCCTTCCAGTTGCCCAATGACTGTAGTCGAGCGCGGCGTCAGGTTAGCACCAGCTTCTCCCTGTTTCCTCCCCGACGACCCCGTACACACTCCCTGTCCAATCAGGCAGGAGGCAGTCTGGAAGAG ATCAGCATGTCCAAGCCCTCATCCAGGCCTCCGTCCTGGGCAGAGCCCCCAGTCTGGCTGGGAATCGGGTACAGCGACATGAGCAGGCCTCAGGTCCCTCACACCTTCCACATCCACAGCTACACCAAACCCACCGTCTGCCAGTACTGCCACCGGCTGCTCAAAGGGCTCTTTAGACAGGGGCTGCAGTGCTCAG ACTGCAGGTTTAACTGCCATCGGCGCTGTGAGCTGCTGGTCCCCAGAGACTGTCCAGGCGAGAGGAGAGGCATCAACGGTGAAG AATCCACAGCAGTGGGTCATAGCTGCCCACCAGACCTAGAGGACAATGATTCAGAGCTCACCAGTACGACAACACTAGAAACCTCTGACGACGAGATGTCCACTGACGGAGACGCCACGACTGACACCAAAGGAGACGAGCAACCGCGAGAGCCGATGAG TCCGTGTTTCAGCAGCAACATCCCTCTGATGAGGCTCGTCCAGTCGGTGCATCACTCCAAGAGGAGAGCAGGTGGAGTCCTGAGAGAGGGATGGCTGCTGCATCACACCAACACTGACACACTG AGGAAACGTCATTACTGGATCTTGGACTGGAAGAGCATCACTCTGTACCAGAACGAGAGCAGCACCAAGTACTACAAG GAGATCACTCTGTCTGAGGTGCTGCAGGTCCGAGGCCCCGCCCAGCTCTCCGTGCCCTTGTTGCCAGGCAACAACGCCCACTCCTTGGAGGTAGTCACGGCCTCGCTGGTGTACTGCGTGGTGGCCGGCGAGGACGGGCCACCCTGGGAGAGCGCCATCCGCCAGGCTCTGATGCCCGTGCAGAGCAGCGGAGGACACGGCGAGGAGAACCAGG ATAAGGATTTACGCAGAGACAGCGTG gaCATCAGCTCGGTGTATCAGATCTTCACAGACGAGGTGCTGGGCTCAGGACAGTTTGGAGTGGTGTACAAAG GTACTCACAGGAAGTCGGGTCGGCCAGTCGCCATCAAAGTCATCGACAAGACACGCTTCCCCACCAAACAAGAGAGACAGCTGAGGAACGAAGTGGCCATCTTGCAG AATCTGTCCCATCTCGGTGTGGTTCTGTTGGAGGGGATGTTTGAGACAGTGGAGTACGTCTTTGTCGTTATGGAGAAGCTCCATGGAGACATGCTGGAGCTAATTCTGTCCAGTGAGAGAGGCAGACTCCCTGAACGCAACACCCGCTTCCTGGTCACGCAG ATTCTTGAGGCTCTGCGGTATCTGCACTTCAAACATATCGCTCACTGTGACCTTAAACCTGAGAACGTACTGCTGGCCTCTGCCGACCCTTTCCCTCAG GTGAAGCTGTGCGACTTCGGCTTCGCCCGCATCATCGGCGAGAAGTCTTTCCGTCGCTCCGTCGTGGGCACGCCGGCCTACTTGGCGCCCGAGGTGATCAGCAGCAGCGGCTACAACCGCTCTCTGGACATGTGGTCCGTGGGCGTCATCATGTACGTGAGCCTGAGCGGCACGTTCCCCTTCAACGAGGACGAGGACATCAGGCAGCAGATCACCAACGCCGCCTTCATGTACCCACGACAACCATGGGCCTCCATCTCACTGGAGG CCGTGAGTCTCATCAACAACCTGCTGCAGGTGTCGGTCAGACGCAGGTTCAGTGTGGGCAAAACTCTGGGACACCCCTGGCTGCAG GACTTCCAGCTGTGGTGTGACCTCAGGGAGTTTGAGCAGAGGATGGGCTGCAGGTATTTGACGCACCGGGGGGACGAGGAGCGCTGGATACGCTACACCCGGGAGAGAGGCCTGGACTTCCCACCCCACCTCCGCTGGGACCCTGACGACTCTGATATGTGA